Sequence from the Metopolophium dirhodum isolate CAU chromosome 2, ASM1992520v1, whole genome shotgun sequence genome:
taattatatttcagattgttattaactacctattaagtatatcatattacatttactagGGGACCCACCGGCTACCACCCACCcctctatttaagaaaaatctcaGAGGCAATTGCCTCTGAAATTACTGTTTGACACGCCACTGTTTATGTGGGCGGCTTTCCCAAGATATCTTCTGGCTTTCAAAGGTAACTTTTTTCTTAATGTAATCACTTAagcttattatacaaaatatgtatagattggtaattcaaataaagcaaaaaaatatctattttttttataatattttgtatgtattaatattgtaatagaatatctattattattaataatactttatacaattttatattttcagattTATGTCCCATCACTGTGGTATTACAATAGcatgttatttttacaaaaacatataaCACCCAGAAAAAGTATTGAAACTCCTGTTTCACAGGTCAATAGcatttatagatattaataattaataaattttgcttactttataatattatacataagctagaataaagtatattttttagatgtATCAGTTTCCTAAAGACGTTCAGTACAGTTTATTTGAAATCGATAATGTGGTTGAGGAAGAAGATATAGTGACAGTTGAAGTAGAAGAGCATATGAGTAACTCAGAAGACAGTTTTGCTAAACATAATATCGATGAaggtaaaatattgaataatatgttaataataatgaatgttaAGGTGGGAaagttaagaaaaaacataaacttGAATAGTCTAATTACTGAAGTAAttagtagttattttattaggtacctactaaagtttatttatttattgagtaaATTTCAACtactaaaatattacacaaaaacaaaattattattaaaactaaagaGAGGAGTTGATCACCTCCAATGGCTGTGCGTTGATGAGAGttctaataacttaaaaaagttttaaatacatgaaaataaattaataataatgtagataataatatattatgttataggtaattACTTTAGACATCATAAATCTAGAAGCCCCATAAATTTAACTCACATTGCGCCTATGAATAAAacccataactcataagtttatgtaaatgtgtaataagaGTTTTAGTCTTTTTTTCATCACTTTGAGTAAATGTATCAGGTTGTTCAgggtttaaaatacatttgaagtCGTCTTATATAACAATTGGAATTCATTgagtatttttatagtttttgaaatatatgaATTCTTCATCACCTTCTTCAAACATTGTAGGTCTTGCTAATTTATTcttaatacaaatttgtttatgTCTAATTAATCATGATTCACCCCAAAGCTTGATGAATaagcttattaaaaaatttggggGTCATATTCCCTAtggcctataatataatttgatatatgatcatattttgataatatgattGAACAGTTgcttatttatgtatgtttgaattgatattatagaaaatatgacACATAGGAGAACCTCATCAGCACCATCATGGTTAAGTGATGATGTAtcagccacaaaaaaaaaaaagatgaccATTGACAGTACACTTAAAAAGTCAGAAGAAGCATTGAGTAACATTGCAAAGGCTTTAGCAGTACCATCAGTGCCACCATTAGATAATGCATCACATAGTTTGTCTCAATTTATAAGTGCTACGCTGCAATCTTTCAAAAATCCTTCCCTTAAAATTGCAAcgacacaaaaaatattaaatattttaatggatgCTCAACTTAGTGATATtccttaaattatgttttaaaacaaataagtatTACCAATATATATTTCTAGTCAAGGATGACTgagttataagtaaaaaatttgttttgtttttttttataaaattgttaatgtttatttaaaatttagtttttaaatcatattataagacctaattattttaatttgtaattgttaaataatatttttaaatttgtttgttttggtATTGtgaaattttcataatacaatattaactacATGCATTTCTAGTCAAGGAAGACTGAATAaggtaaaaatttatgttttgtttttaaataaaattgattaatgttaaaaatggactttttatttaattgtaaataataaaaaaaaaataacttcattggtataatatacttaaaaatttcctTTTTCCACAGCAATTTGCTGCCATGGTACTTCTCCTGGtccattgaaatattttaaaaattcatcacGTATATTATAAGCTGTGTTGGTGGATCTATTGCCACCTTGATTAAAGTTAATAGATCTCATCTGGCATATGTTTTGTGTTTcttcattattcattacttcTAGTACAGGAGAtctatttctaataaaattgtgtaataCACAGCAAGTCTTTGTTATC
This genomic interval carries:
- the LOC132939872 gene encoding uncharacterized protein LOC132939872, giving the protein MAPKIGLPWSNQSISTLIEMYSQNNCLYDTKLPVYHNKHIRQKALEDIALTLQPYRPNTTWQEVKVKIAALRTQFGVEHNKVKTSTKSGTGTDDIYVPSLWYYNSMLFLQKHITPRKSIETPVSQMYQFPKDVQYSLFEIDNVVEEEDIVTVEVEEHMSNSEDSFAKHNIDEENMTHRRTSSAPSWLSDDVSATKKKKMTIDSTLKKSEEALSNIAKALAVPSVPPLDNASHSLSQFISATLQSFKNPSLKIATTQKILNILMDAQLSDIP